The sequence TCATCCTGACGCAGCCAATCAGCTGGATGAACATGGATTCTAGGGTTCTTTGGCTTGAATACATCGCGGTCTCGCCCGCCTTCAGAGATCGAGGTGTGGGCTCGGCATTGATGGCATCTGCAAGGAAATGGGCGGCTCGACGGAGCATTAGTTGCAGATTCGCGACCCTCAACCCCGACAACAAGGCATCAAGAGCACTTCTCCGGAAGGGCGGCTTCGAAGTGAGAAAGTGGTTGACCGCGAGGTACCCTTCATCCTGAAGGAGACGCGCAAGGAGTACAGATTGCCTCACTTTGTCTGTCTTGAGCTACCTACCCCTGGGCCCTCATGGAGTTCGACATCGCGATTCAGAATACCGAGTCTGCAGTCGTTGCCTTCATCGCTTGGTGCGTCGTGAGCGGCATCCCGAAGGCGGGAAACGCAGGCGTTCACGAGCGAAGTCCGGCCGATTCTTCCGCGACAGCCGCAATCAACCCGTCGAGCCCTCGATACGCTCCTGAAAGAGGGCTACTCTTTTCGAAGGCAGAGTACACCGGTTCGGCTCCTACATAATAGGCGGGGTTGGGCTTGAGCTTCTCGACGTATTCAGGCTTCAACCAAGCTTTCAGCGCAAAGTAAGCAGCCGTGTCAACCACGGCGTGGAAGAACTCGGGGTTGGCGTTCCTGGATTCGAGCTTGGCCTGCAGACCCTTGGCCGAGAACGCGCTCTCGGACAGCTCGTGGGCGAGCAGCTTCTTCTCGATTTCAAGGTTCGCGACAGGGGCGAGCAGAATCGTGCTGGCGAAGGACGCCCCACCGTTGAGGGAATCGACGAGTTGGACATCAACGAGGTCCGGGTTCCAGCTCGTCTCCGAAATCTCCCTAATCCCTTGCATGACGCCTTCACCCATGGGCTTCCATTCCTCCTCGAATCTGGATTTGTGCTGGTTCAGCCTGCTCTGGACCTCCGGCCACATCTCGGCGTAGCCCTTCCAGCTCTCATCGAGAATCGCTGACCAGATGCTTGCCAAGCGTCCGAAACCATCGCGAATTCTGCTCTCAAACGAGCCGCCGGTGTCGCCACCCAGCAGTGAGAGCCCCACGAAATCCCAGTCGGCCCACCCCAACTTGAGCAGGTCGGAGAAAAGTCTCGTCAGCTGCTCGGTCCTCAGGTGAGGGTGAATCTGTCTGTACCTTGCGTTGTTGAAGGCCGACCCTTCGGAACGGAACGATTCTGGAAACAGGGCGATTGTGTGGCAGAAGAGGTTGAGGTCTCTGCCGACGTGGAACCTGAACTGGGTCATGGGTCGCGTTCAGCGGATTTCTCCGTGAGTGGCCCGTCTGTTATAAGTTGCGTGGCCCTACGCCTTCATGGCACTCGGCACCGCGATGCAGAAGATCGAGTCCGCTATCATCGCGGTCGTCCTGGGAATCGCGTTCCCGTTCATCGTCACCTACCTTGTTTCCGGAGGGACTTCGTCCTCCTTCCTCATCCCCTGCACCTCCGCCGGGAGCGGCGTCTGCACTGTCGGGACCGTGTCAGGCAACGTCATCACCCTCCCGCAGATACTCGTGAGCACCGCGAACCTCGTCATCACACTACTCACCGGGATACTGATCATCTTCGCCTCCATCTTCGGGATCTGGGGGGCGATAGAGTACGTGGGTGCCCGCGGCGGCTCGGGCAGGGGAGGCGTCGGCTAGGATAGATGGCCGCGGCGAGACAATCCGGCACCCTCGCCGATTGGTTCGAGGGGCTCGGCAGGGTGAGGACGCGCCCCGTGGTCGTGCTGAAGCAGGGGGTCGCCAGATGCGACGGCCAGCTAATCAATCCGAAGGATGGTGTTGTCCTCGCCCCCGACCAGGCCTACGAGACGGTCTGTGTGCCGGTCGAAGAGGAGTCCCTCGGCTCGGTGGCAGGAGTTGACACCAGAGTGACTCCGTTCTAGCCTTTGTTCTTCTTTTCCTTGGGTGGCAACGTGAAGTAGGAGTGCGGCCGGGCCTGTTTCAAATCCCTATGTTCTTCTCGCTTAATATCGGCCGGCAATCTTGCCCAGCGGGTTGGCGGAGGGCGCAAGGCCTAGCTATCGGAAGGTGCTCTCCAATCATTCGATGTTCTTCCTTTGGGCGGGCGAGATCGTCTCACAGTCCGGCGACTACGTGTTTGCGATAGCCCTCCCGTGGCTGGTCCTCCTACAGACAGGCTCGGCATTTTACGTCTCGCTCACCAGCGCAATCGCATGGACTCCTCTTCTGCTCAGCCCCATTGCAGGGGTCTACGTCGACAGGACCAACCGGAAGACCTCCGTGATTCTCGGGAACCTGGTACAGGGTTCGGCGGCCGTCACGATGGCGGTGCTGTACGCTGCCGGGGCCCTGAGCCTGCCTGCGTTGCTCGCGCTTGTCTTCGTCATCTATTTCTTCGACCAGTTCGTGTCAACCGCAATAGACGCCATCCTCCCTAGACTTGTCGAGTCCAAGTCGGAACTCGCCGCCGTGAACGCCCTCTTCTCGATCTCCTCTTCGACAAACCGGATCGCCGGGTACGTCGTCGGCGGAACGGTGATAGCTCTCGCGGGGGTCGAGGTGCCGATACTCTACGACGGCACGACCTTCCTGTTTGCCGCGCTGTTGACCTTCGCCTTCGTCTCCTCGCTGTACGGCCGGATTTCGAGGCCCCCAAACAAGTCAAATGACCCAGACATTCACACGATGGGTTTCAAGGCCGAGTTCGTCGAAGGAGCGAGATTCGTGAAGAAAAATAGGCTCTTCCTTGAGCTAACGGTCGTTGTGTTCGTCGTAAACTTCTTCGTCAGCGGACCTTCGGCCCTGATTGCCCCTTACGTGGCCGACTCTCTGCATCTCGGGTCCTTGGGCTTTGGGATCGTGGTGGGTGCGCTCGGGGCTGGCGGAATCGTCGGGTCGTATGTCTTCGGGAAGTTGAACGTGAGGGGATATGTGGGCAGGCTCTTCTTCGCCATGGCCCTGCTGATAGGAGTCTCGCTCCTGATCATGGGCCTGATTCCATCCTTCTACCTATCGTCCCTGCTGTTGTTCGTCATCGGGCTGGCGGGGGTGCTGGTCAACCTGCCCATAATGACCCTGATTCAGGCGAAGGTCCCCAACGAGATGCTCGGACGTGTCCTGGCCATTCTCGTTACGCTCATGAGCGCGGCAGCCCCTGTGGCTGCAATCGTCGCGGGAGGCTTGGCCGTGGTGGCCTCCACGCATGCTGTTTTCGCGTACTTCGGCATGGGAGCGGTTCTGACAGTCCTGCCGTCTTACGCAATGTTCCGGGAGCTCAGGTCGGCAAGTTACTGAAGACAATGCGAATGGCCCCGTTTTAGGCGATGCGTCGCTCCCCTTCAGGTGCAACCATAGGATGGGCGTCAGGTCGAGCCTCTATCAAGTTTCGGCGGGCTATCTGCGGATATCGCGGTACTTCTTCCTCGCTTTGGCAGTGGTGGGGCTACTGGGGACGACCACAGGGGTCTTCGCCCAAAGCCAGCAGCCGCCTCAGCTCGCCCTGACCCTGTCCAACGCCAAGGTGGTCGAGACCTCCCTCCACTTGGTCGACGTCGTAGCCGTTTCGGGAACAGTTGCAGTTAGCGGCCCGACTCAAGGTTCCTGGAGCGGCGGTGCCCTCCACTTCAGCGGGTGGGCCTACGTCGTCGGAGAGGACCGCTTCGGGCAGAGCGACTCGGCGAACATCACCCTTTCCAGCGGCGACTTCAGTCCTTCAACTTTGGACTACCCGGCATCCTTGGACTCGACCTTCAGCAATCAGCAGAACGGACCCCACACAGTCGCCTCCTACGCCATCGTTGTAGACGCCTACGACCAGAGCGGCAGGCTGGTGGGAGTCTCCAACGAGCTGCAGGGAGCGGGGCAGGCCGGGTCTTCCGCAAACCTCTTCATCCTGACCATGGAGATCCCCCTCTTCCAAGTGCCAGAGCTTGGCATCTCGGCAAGCAACCCAGACTTCTCGAACCTCTTTGCAACCTTCGACCAGCTCCCCTTGGGCGACTTCTACATGCTGCTTGCAGAGGTCGCGGTCATCCTTCTGGTGGGGGCGGGGTTGGTCAACTTCATCATGTACCTCACAGGCGGGGGCGAGGGAAAGAACCAGACCAAGACGCTGGCTGGCCTCGACAACGTCCTCATGACCCTTCTCCTCGTCTTCCTCCTCCCCTACGCCTACAACGCCGTTGCAGGCTTCGTTAACGTCCTCGACCAGCAG is a genomic window of Nitrososphaerales archaeon containing:
- a CDS encoding MFS transporter gives rise to the protein MAEGARPSYRKVLSNHSMFFLWAGEIVSQSGDYVFAIALPWLVLLQTGSAFYVSLTSAIAWTPLLLSPIAGVYVDRTNRKTSVILGNLVQGSAAVTMAVLYAAGALSLPALLALVFVIYFFDQFVSTAIDAILPRLVESKSELAAVNALFSISSSTNRIAGYVVGGTVIALAGVEVPILYDGTTFLFAALLTFAFVSSLYGRISRPPNKSNDPDIHTMGFKAEFVEGARFVKKNRLFLELTVVVFVVNFFVSGPSALIAPYVADSLHLGSLGFGIVVGALGAGGIVGSYVFGKLNVRGYVGRLFFAMALLIGVSLLIMGLIPSFYLSSLLLFVIGLAGVLVNLPIMTLIQAKVPNEMLGRVLAILVTLMSAAAPVAAIVAGGLAVVASTHAVFAYFGMGAVLTVLPSYAMFRELRSASY
- a CDS encoding GNAT family N-acetyltransferase, yielding MKRNEAAESVRTRPIEKADYMTVSRIYREEVKGYLTSLRKARRDQELREERRSIRPNLLRGEFEFYQKVGCSFVAVSRNKIIGFILTQPISWMNMDSRVLWLEYIAVSPAFRDRGVGSALMASARKWAARRSISCRFATLNPDNKASRALLRKGGFEVRKWLTARYPSS